The following proteins are co-located in the Brachybacterium sacelli genome:
- a CDS encoding response regulator: protein MQVLIADDSALLREGLRLLLEDAGHTVVGSAASGTELVVRALELRPDLVISDIRMPPSHTDEGLRAAQEIRATWPEAPILLLSQYVVVGYATELIESGERATGYLLKDRVFDIRAFLESIERVAGGGVAIDPDVVGQVIASRRRSPLDELTHREREVLELMGEGLTNAGISQRLYISGGAVEKHTQRLFAKLGLSEDASVHRRVTAVLTLLGR, encoded by the coding sequence GTGCAGGTCCTGATCGCCGACGACTCCGCCCTGCTGCGGGAGGGGCTGCGCCTCCTGCTCGAGGACGCGGGGCACACCGTGGTCGGTTCCGCCGCTTCGGGCACCGAGCTGGTGGTGCGCGCCCTCGAGCTGCGCCCGGACCTCGTGATCTCCGACATCCGCATGCCGCCCAGCCACACCGACGAGGGCCTGCGGGCCGCGCAGGAGATCCGCGCGACCTGGCCGGAGGCGCCGATCCTGCTGCTCAGCCAGTACGTCGTGGTCGGGTACGCGACCGAGCTGATCGAGTCCGGCGAGCGCGCCACCGGTTACCTGCTGAAGGACCGCGTGTTCGACATCCGCGCCTTCCTGGAGTCGATCGAGCGGGTCGCAGGCGGCGGTGTGGCCATCGACCCGGACGTGGTGGGCCAGGTGATCGCCTCCCGGCGTCGGTCTCCGCTGGACGAGCTGACTCACCGCGAGCGAGAGGTCCTGGAGCTGATGGGAGAGGGGCTGACGAACGCCGGGATCTCGCAGCGGCTGTACATCAGCGGCGGCGCGGTGGAGAAGCACACACAGCGCCTGTTCGCGAAGCTCGGGTTGAGCGAGGACGCGAGCGTGCACCGTCGGGTCACCGCGGTGCTGACGCTGCTGGGGCGTTGA
- a CDS encoding sensor histidine kinase, protein MTTMTMPETAETTAPQRWSVGRWAARIGRFLAYGLIALVLGAVGFSLTLALLAAGAGTAIVWIGLPILVLGALVARGFAAAERALQPTLLGGELPTPAAKRAPEGAGRMRRLLVPLTDPQTWLDALWILVNFLLVLLTFPLALAWTVGAIATIGGPLATVVLAQVLPGADMNGLGELLGFTGSLAWVVDIGLQVAGGLVFLLTVGPLVRGLTSAHRAVARGLLSSRYEDQQRLLRTQESRAAGRSAESAALRRLERDLHDGPQQRLVRASMDLARVEALAASDPEKAQTVLRGTREQLGLTLDDLRRLSRGIAPPILVDRGLAAALTELAAIAPLPTTVHCPDLDLPEHVEIGIYYVVSESLTNAAKHAQAGSVRVEVARIGDDAQVRIEDDGRGGAEMRTGGGLAGLAGRVASLEGRLDVLSPSGGGTRIEAVIPCRS, encoded by the coding sequence ATGACCACCATGACCATGCCCGAGACGGCAGAGACCACAGCCCCGCAGCGCTGGTCCGTCGGCCGCTGGGCCGCCCGGATCGGACGCTTCCTCGCCTACGGGCTGATCGCTCTCGTGCTCGGCGCCGTCGGCTTCTCCCTCACGCTCGCCCTGCTCGCCGCGGGGGCGGGCACCGCCATCGTCTGGATCGGTCTGCCGATCCTGGTGCTCGGCGCGCTGGTCGCCCGCGGATTCGCGGCTGCCGAGCGCGCTCTCCAGCCCACCCTCCTCGGCGGTGAGCTGCCGACTCCGGCCGCGAAGCGCGCCCCGGAGGGTGCGGGGCGGATGCGGCGGCTCCTGGTACCGCTGACGGATCCGCAGACCTGGCTCGACGCCCTGTGGATACTCGTGAACTTCCTGCTGGTCCTGCTCACGTTCCCACTGGCACTGGCCTGGACGGTCGGTGCGATCGCCACCATCGGCGGACCGCTGGCCACCGTCGTCCTCGCGCAGGTGCTCCCGGGGGCGGACATGAACGGTCTGGGCGAGCTGCTGGGCTTCACCGGCTCCCTCGCCTGGGTCGTCGACATCGGCCTGCAGGTCGCGGGCGGACTGGTCTTCCTGCTCACCGTGGGGCCGCTGGTGCGCGGGCTCACCTCAGCGCACCGGGCGGTGGCCCGCGGGCTGCTGAGCTCGCGCTACGAGGACCAGCAGCGCCTGCTGCGCACCCAGGAGTCGCGCGCCGCGGGTCGCAGCGCCGAGTCCGCCGCACTGCGCCGTCTCGAGCGGGATCTGCACGACGGGCCGCAGCAGCGTCTGGTGCGCGCCTCCATGGATCTCGCGCGGGTCGAGGCACTGGCGGCTTCCGATCCCGAGAAGGCGCAGACGGTGCTGCGCGGGACCCGGGAACAGCTCGGCCTCACCCTCGATGACCTGCGTCGGCTCTCCCGTGGCATCGCCCCGCCGATCCTCGTCGACCGGGGGCTGGCCGCCGCCCTCACCGAGCTCGCCGCCATCGCCCCCCTGCCCACCACCGTGCACTGCCCGGATCTGGACCTGCCCGAGCACGTCGAGATCGGGATCTACTACGTGGTCTCGGAGTCCCTGACCAACGCCGCCAAGCACGCCCAGGCCGGGTCGGTACGGGTGGAGGTCGCCCGGATCGGGGATGATGCCCAGGTGAGGATCGAGGACGATGGGCGCGGCGGCGCCGAGATGCGCACCGGCGGGGGTCTCGCCGGTCTCGCCGGACGCGTCGCCTCCCTCGAGGGCAGGCTGGACGTGCTCTCGCCGAGCGGCGGGGGAACACGGATCGAGGCGGTGATCCCGTGCAGGTCCTGA
- a CDS encoding DUF899 family protein — protein sequence MSDPSPQTPDRPASPKAHQPSAAPPVVDREDFERALAQQVVLDKEVTRAGDRAAAARRRLPMVEVPDYEFAGEEGPVHLSELFGDRYLLLVQNVMFGPDWDEGCPSCTWAVDNLPTQGGRLGEEGIAFAMISQAPIEKLRAWRLHRGWPHTWVSSAGTTYHDDWGWTLRGEDGGYSGPIPGYSYYLLREGRVFLTYATTARGTEAILPIAQIMDRTVYGRQQDWEDSPEGWPQHPTYG from the coding sequence ATGTCCGATCCGTCCCCGCAGACCCCGGACCGTCCCGCATCCCCCAAGGCCCACCAGCCCTCCGCCGCCCCGCCGGTCGTCGACCGGGAGGACTTCGAGCGCGCCCTGGCCCAGCAGGTCGTCCTCGACAAGGAGGTCACCCGGGCGGGCGATCGCGCGGCCGCCGCGCGCCGGCGACTGCCGATGGTGGAGGTCCCCGACTACGAGTTCGCCGGGGAGGAGGGCCCGGTGCACCTGTCGGAGCTGTTCGGCGACCGCTACCTGCTGCTGGTCCAGAACGTCATGTTCGGCCCCGACTGGGACGAGGGCTGCCCCAGCTGCACCTGGGCGGTCGACAACCTGCCCACCCAGGGCGGCCGGCTGGGCGAGGAGGGCATCGCCTTCGCGATGATCTCCCAGGCCCCGATCGAGAAGCTGCGCGCGTGGCGCCTGCACCGCGGCTGGCCGCACACCTGGGTCTCCTCGGCCGGGACCACGTATCACGACGACTGGGGCTGGACCCTCCGCGGCGAGGACGGCGGTTACTCCGGGCCGATCCCCGGCTACTCGTACTATCTGCTGCGCGAGGGGCGAGTGTTCCTCACCTACGCCACGACGGCGCGCGGCACGGAGGCGATCCTGCCGATCGCCCAGATCATGGACCGCACCGTCTACGGCCGCCAACAGGACTGGGAGGACTCCCCCGAGGGCTGGCCGCAGCACCCCACGTACGGCTAG
- a CDS encoding GrpB family protein, giving the protein MTLPHPDYPAEVIRRHVDGDEVGRAAFVRDDWPPTTPIEIVAPDPAWPAHFEHLRARLEGALGAVARRIEHVGSTSVAGLPAKPILDVDVHVQDTDAEGTYVPSLERIGATLVIREPWWNGHRMFIMPGGAANVHVFPADAPEPLRHLLFRDWLRTHPADRELYARAKRDLAASTAESPVDYNLAKNEVIDDIYTRVFAVEPASHPAWPDGPLVLRSPQG; this is encoded by the coding sequence ATGACGCTGCCCCATCCCGACTACCCCGCCGAGGTCATCCGTCGTCACGTCGACGGGGACGAGGTCGGACGCGCCGCTTTCGTCCGGGACGACTGGCCGCCGACCACGCCGATCGAGATCGTCGCCCCGGACCCGGCGTGGCCCGCACACTTCGAGCACCTGCGCGCGCGCCTCGAGGGTGCGCTCGGCGCGGTCGCCCGACGGATCGAGCACGTCGGCTCCACGTCCGTGGCCGGGCTGCCCGCGAAGCCGATCCTCGACGTGGACGTGCACGTCCAGGACACGGACGCCGAGGGGACCTACGTGCCCTCCCTCGAACGGATCGGGGCCACGCTGGTCATCCGGGAACCCTGGTGGAACGGGCACCGCATGTTCATCATGCCCGGCGGCGCAGCCAACGTGCACGTCTTCCCCGCCGATGCTCCCGAGCCCCTGCGGCACCTGCTGTTCCGGGACTGGCTGCGAACGCATCCGGCAGACCGTGAGCTGTATGCGCGCGCGAAGCGCGACCTCGCCGCGAGCACCGCCGAGAGCCCCGTGGACTACAACCTCGCCAAGAACGAGGTCATCGACGACATCTACACGCGAGTGTTCGCCGTGGAGCCCGCATCCCACCCGGCATGGCCCGACGGACCCCTGGTGCTCCGCTCCCCGCAGGGATAA